One window of the Streptomyces asoensis genome contains the following:
- a CDS encoding substrate-binding domain-containing protein, whose product MRRIAGIVLAVLLMAGVVVAVVAGRSDEDKGTATKTVRIVIGSEKAEFFADPDVVKALTAEGYTVEAETSGSWAMEGLDLKGYDLAFPSSQAPATELAAKYKVRGTLPRPFYSPLVVVAHKNAAGVLAGNGLATLDAEHRGTLKMAGYLDAARADRTWQQLKGSEKYGELTGTLYLSSTDPETSSSGALYLAAASYVANGGKVVASDAEVERTAPLLHQLVSVQGAQQSSTDAAFRDFVSGAGNPLVLVYESQVASLLADRQQPDDLVVLYPDTTVNSDHTAVPLTENGGALARLLSSDPELRKLEIRHGFRPQGVTAEFASATTYLKQELTGVRQAPVPTSTVLHELARRARG is encoded by the coding sequence GTGAGACGAATCGCAGGAATCGTCCTCGCGGTACTGCTGATGGCGGGTGTGGTGGTCGCCGTCGTCGCGGGCCGCAGTGATGAGGACAAGGGCACGGCAACGAAGACCGTGCGGATCGTGATCGGGTCGGAGAAGGCGGAGTTCTTCGCCGATCCGGACGTGGTGAAGGCCCTCACCGCCGAGGGCTACACCGTCGAGGCCGAGACCTCCGGGTCCTGGGCCATGGAGGGGCTGGACCTCAAGGGGTACGACCTCGCCTTCCCCTCCAGCCAGGCGCCCGCCACCGAGCTGGCCGCGAAGTACAAGGTGCGGGGGACCCTCCCGCGCCCCTTCTACTCGCCCCTCGTCGTCGTGGCGCACAAGAACGCCGCCGGGGTGCTCGCGGGCAACGGCCTGGCCACGCTGGACGCCGAACACCGCGGCACGCTGAAGATGGCCGGCTACCTCGACGCGGCCCGTGCCGACCGGACCTGGCAGCAGCTCAAGGGCTCCGAGAAGTACGGGGAGTTGACCGGCACCCTCTACCTGTCCAGCACCGACCCGGAGACCTCCAGCTCGGGCGCCCTCTACCTGGCCGCCGCGTCCTACGTGGCCAACGGCGGCAAGGTGGTCGCGAGCGACGCGGAGGTCGAGCGCACGGCGCCCCTGCTGCACCAACTGGTCAGCGTCCAGGGAGCCCAGCAGTCCAGCACGGACGCGGCGTTCCGGGACTTCGTCAGCGGCGCCGGCAATCCGCTCGTCCTGGTCTACGAGTCGCAGGTCGCCTCACTCCTGGCGGACCGGCAGCAACCGGACGATCTGGTGGTGCTCTACCCGGACACCACCGTCAACAGCGACCACACCGCCGTGCCGCTCACCGAGAACGGCGGCGCTCTCGCCCGACTCCTGTCGAGCGACCCGGAGTTGCGCAAGCTGGAGATCCGGCACGGGTTCCGTCCGCAGGGCGTCACCGCCGAGTTCGCCTCGGCCACCACCTACCTCAAGCAGGAACTGACCGGCGTCCGCCAGGCGCCCGTGCCCACCT
- a CDS encoding pyridoxal phosphate-dependent aminotransferase: MQVIQSTKLANVCYEIRGPVLEEAMRLEAAGHRILKLNTGNPAAFGFDCPPEILEDILRNVSTAHGYGDAKGLLAARRAVVMHNQTLGIETDVEHVFIGNGVSELIVMAMQGLLDDGDEVLVPAPDYPLWTAAVSLSGGTAVHYRCDEQSDWMPDLADVERKVTDRTKAIVIINPNNPTGAVYDEAMIRGLTDIARRHNLLVCSDEIYDKILYDDATHTPTAKVAPDLLTLTFNGMSKAYRVAGYRVGWMAISGPRAHADSYIEGLTILANMRLCANMPGQHGVVAALSGRQTIKDLVLPGGRLKEQVDTAYELLTQIPGVTCVRPKGALYLFPRLDPTVFKIKDDRQMVLDLLRQEKIMVVQGTGFNWPEPDHFRVVTLPTATDLRDAVGRIARFLDGYSQP; encoded by the coding sequence ATGCAGGTGATCCAGTCGACCAAGCTCGCCAACGTCTGTTACGAGATCCGGGGCCCGGTTCTCGAGGAGGCGATGCGCCTGGAAGCGGCTGGTCACCGCATCCTCAAGCTGAACACCGGCAACCCGGCCGCCTTCGGCTTCGACTGCCCGCCGGAGATCCTGGAGGACATCCTCCGCAACGTCTCGACGGCCCACGGCTACGGCGACGCGAAGGGTCTGCTGGCCGCGCGCAGGGCCGTCGTGATGCACAACCAGACACTCGGCATCGAGACGGACGTCGAGCACGTCTTCATCGGCAACGGCGTGTCCGAGCTGATCGTCATGGCGATGCAGGGGCTGCTGGACGACGGGGACGAGGTCCTCGTACCGGCCCCCGACTACCCGCTGTGGACCGCCGCCGTCTCCCTCTCCGGCGGCACCGCCGTGCACTACCGGTGCGACGAGCAGTCGGACTGGATGCCCGACCTCGCCGACGTCGAGCGCAAGGTCACCGACCGCACCAAGGCGATCGTCATCATCAACCCGAACAACCCGACGGGCGCGGTGTACGACGAGGCGATGATCCGGGGGCTGACGGACATCGCGCGCCGCCACAACCTCCTGGTCTGCTCGGACGAGATCTACGACAAGATCCTCTACGACGACGCCACCCACACCCCGACCGCCAAGGTCGCCCCGGACCTGCTCACCCTCACCTTCAACGGCATGTCGAAGGCGTACCGGGTGGCCGGCTACCGGGTCGGCTGGATGGCGATCTCCGGTCCGCGCGCGCACGCCGACTCCTACATCGAGGGTCTGACGATCCTGGCGAACATGCGCCTGTGCGCGAACATGCCGGGGCAGCACGGTGTCGTGGCCGCGCTCAGCGGGCGCCAGACGATCAAGGACCTGGTACTGCCGGGCGGGCGGCTCAAGGAGCAGGTGGACACGGCGTACGAGCTGCTGACGCAGATCCCGGGCGTGACGTGCGTCCGCCCTAAGGGGGCGCTGTACCTCTTCCCTCGTCTGGACCCCACCGTCTTCAAGATCAAGGACGACCGGCAGATGGTCCTGGACCTGCTGCGCCAGGAGAAGATCATGGTCGTCCAGGGCACCGGCTTCAACTGGCCGGAGCCGGACCACTTCCGGGTCGTCACGCTGCCGACGGCGACGGACCTGCGGGACGCGGTGGGCCGGATCGCCCGCTTCCTGGACGGCTACAGCCAGCCGTAG